In a genomic window of Chrysemys picta bellii isolate R12L10 chromosome 1, ASM1138683v2, whole genome shotgun sequence:
- the PDGFB gene encoding platelet-derived growth factor subunit B isoform X2 — protein sequence MSDSSVRSRSDLQRALQIDSVEEDGSNLDLNSTRAHPGQNLPRGRRSLVAMVDAEPAVLAECKTRTEVFEISRSMVDSTNANFVVWPPCVEVQRCSGCCNNRNVQCRPTLVRVRHVQVNKIEFVQKKPNIKKAIVPLEDHLECRCEALSSQPSSRSRPGSREHRGKSPSITAAPVSVRQRARQLPARKRKHRKFKHVHDKKVLKEILTA from the exons AAGAGGATGGCTCCAATTTGGATCTGAACTCAACGCGAGCCCATCCTGGTCAAAATTTGCCTCGAGGGAGACGAAGTCTAG TTGCAATGGTAGATGCTGAGCCAGCAGTACTCGCAGAATGCAAGACACGGACGGAGGTCTTTGAAATCTCCCGGAGCATGGTAGATTCCACCAATGCCAATTTTGTGGTGTGGCCGCCATGTGTGGAGGTGCAGCGGTGCTCCGGATGCTGCAACAACCGCAATGTGCAGTGTCGCCCCACGCTGGTCCGCGTGCGGCATGTCCAG GTAAACAAGATAGAATTTGTTCAGAAGAAGCCAAACATTAAAAAAGCCATTGTGCCCTTGGAGGATCACCTGGAGTGTCGATGTGAGGCACTGTCGTCTCAGCCCTCCAGTCGCAGTCGGCCAGGTTCACGTGAACACAGAG GTAAGTCACCATCGATCACTGCAGCCCCTGTTTCGGTGAGACAACGAGCACGCCAGCTGCCAGCACGAAAGAGAAAACATCGGAAGTTCAAGCATGTCCACGATAAGAAAGTGCTGAAAGAAATCCTCACAGCATAG